In Vitis vinifera cultivar Pinot Noir 40024 chromosome 17, ASM3070453v1, one genomic interval encodes:
- the LOC100261650 gene encoding dolichyl-diphosphooligosaccharide--protein glycosyltransferase subunit STT3B, with protein MVGKMEAVNGVKSGSNSTASTFQSAFFKPDLSLKSLKLKTKQQELLIRVSILTLVYILAFITRLFSVLRYESMIHEFDPYFNYRTTVFLTEKGFYEFWNWFDSESWYPLGRIIGGTLYPGLMVTAALIYSIIRFLRFAVHIREVCVLTAPFFASNTTIVAYFFGKELWDSGAGLVAAALIAICPGYISRSVAGSYDNEGVAIFALLLTFYLFVKAVNTGSLAWALASAFGYFYMVSAWGGYVFIINLIPLYAMVLLITGRYSMRLYVAYNCMYILGMLLAMQIRFVGFQHVQSGEHMAAMGVFFLMQVFYFLDWVKHLLSDTKLFQAFLRITVTCAVGVGAIALGVGTASGYISPWTGRFYSLLDPTYAKDHIPIIASVSEHQPTAWSSFMFDFHILLFLFPAGLYFCFKRLSDATIFIVMYGLTSMYFAGVMVRLILVATPAMCLISAIAVSATIKNLTQLVRTKSKVAHTGSTKGTTSGKASSKASLDQSLPFQRNGAIALLIGAFYLLCKYATHCTWVTSEAYSSPSIVLAARGAYGNRVIFDDYREAYFWLRQNTPPDAKVMSWWDYGYQITAMGNRTVIVDNNTWNNTHIATVGRAMSSYEDEAYEIMRSLDVDYVLVVFGGVTGYSSDDINKFLWMVRIGGGVFPVIKEPDYLVNGEYRVDKGAAPKMLNCLMYKLSYYRFGELQTEYGKPPGYDRARGVEIGNKDIKLEYLEEAFTTSNWIVRIYKVKPPNNRW; from the exons ATGGTGGGCAAAATGGAGGCCGTCAACGGCGTCAAATCTGGATCGAATTCAACCGCATCAACCTTCCAATCCGCCTTCTTCAAGCCAGATCTCTCCCTCAAATCCCTGAAGCTCAAGACCAAGCAGCAGGAGCTCCTGATCCGGGTCTCCATCCTCACTCTCGTCTACATCCTCGCCTTCATCACCAGGCTCTTCAGTGTCCTCCGCTACGAGAGCATGATCCACGAGTTCGATCCCTACTTCAATTACCGAACCACTGTTTTTTTGACCGAGAAGGGATTCTACGAGTTCTGGAATTGGTTCGACTCCGAGAGCTGGTACCCTCTCGGTCGAATCATCGGCGGCACGCTCTATCCTGGACTGATGGTCACAGCAGCACTGATCTACTCAATTATTCGATTTCTCCGGTTCGCGGTCCATATCCGTGAAGTTTGCGTGCTAACTGCTCCGTTCTTCGCATCAAACACCACCATTGTCGCGTATTTCTTTGGGAAAGAGCTTTGGGACTCGGGCGCAGGCCTGGTTGCAGCGGCATTGATCGCCATTTGCCCTGGTTACATCTCGAGATCGGTGGCGGGGTCTTATGACAACGAGGGAGTGGCGATTTTTGCTTTGTTATTGACATTTTACTTGTTTGTTAAGGCGGTCAACACGGGTTCGCTTGCTTGGGCCCTGGCTTCGGCTTTTGGATACTTCTACATGGTTTCGGCTTGGGGTGGTTATGTGTTTATTATCAATTTGATTCCGCTTTATGCCATGGTGCTTTTGATTACGGGCAGGTATTCGATGAGGTTGTATGTGGCGTATAACTGCATGTATATATTGGGAATGCTGCTTGCTATGCAGATTCGATTTGTGGGCTTTCAGCATGTGCAGTCTGGGGAGCATATGGCTGCAATGGGTGTGTTTTTCTTGATGCAG GTATTTTACTTCTTAGATTGGGTTAAGCACCTGCTAAGTGATACAAAATTGTTTCAAGCCTTCCTGAGGATTACTGTGACATGTGCAGTTGGTGTTGGTGCCATTGCACTGGGAGTTGGTACTGCATCTGGGTATATCTCTCCATGGACAGGTCGATTTTACTCTTTGCTTGATCCAACATATGCAAAGGATCACATCCCAATAATTGCATCTGTATCTGAGCATCAGCCAACAGCTTGGTCATCgttcatgtttgattttcatATCCTACTTTTCTTATTCCCTGCGGGTCTGTATTTCTGCTTCAAGCGGTTATCTGATGCCACAATATTCATAGTTATGTATGGTCTCACAAGCATGTATTTTGCTGGTGTCATGGTTCGGTTGATTCTTGTTGCTACACCTGCAATGTGCCTTATCAGTGCCATTGCAGTTTCTGCCACTATAAAGAATTTGACTCAGTTGGTAAGGACAAAGAGCAAGGTTGCTCATACTGGTTCTACCAAAGGTACCACTAGCGGAAAGGCGTCTTCTAAG GCTTCACTTGATCAATCTCTGCCTTTCCAAAGAAATGGAGCCATTGCACTGCTCATTGGTGCTTTTTATCTGCTCTGTAAATATGCTACCCACTGTACCTGGGTTACATCAGAGGCATACTCATCTCCATCAATTGTCTTGGCTGCAAGGGGTGCCTATGGCAACAGGGTCATCTTTGATGATTATCGTGAAGCGTACTTTTGGCTTCGGCAGAATACTCCTCCAGATGCCAAGGTGATGTCCTGGTGGGATTATGGGTACCAGATCACAGCCATGGGAAACAGAACTGTTATTGTTGACAACAACACCTGGAACAACACACACATTGCTACTGTTGGACGTGCAATGTCATCTTATGAAGATGAAGCATATGAGATAATGAGATCACTTGATGTGGATTATGTACTAGTTGTCTTTGGAGGTGTTACGGGTTATTCTTCTGATGATATTAACAA ATTTTTGTGGATGGTGAGGATTGGTGGTGGAGTTTTCCCTGTTATCAAGGAACCTGATTATCTTGTTAATGGCGAGTATCGTGTTGACAAAGGTGCTGCACCAAAGATGTTGAATTGTCTCAT GTACAAGCTATCTTATTATCGATTTGGAGAGCTGCAAACAGAATATGGCAAACCTCCTGG GTATGATCGCGCGAGGGGGGTTGAAATTGGAAATAAGGATATCAAACTCGAGTACTTGGAAGAGGCATTCACAACATCTAACTGGATTGTTAGGATATACAAAGTGAAACCACCCAACAATAGGTGGTGA